ATCTTTTTGGAAGTGTTGCACGAAATACCCAAAACGCCTACAGCGATGTGGATCTAATTCTGATCGCCGACACGAAAACTCCTTTTCTAAGTAGACCTGAATCCTTTCCGGAGCTTCTCTCTCTTCCGGTCGAATTGAATCTTTTCGTTTACAACCAAGAAGAATGGGAAAAAATCCGTGAACAAAGCCAATATACCGGTTTTTGGAAATCGGTCTTTTCAGAAATGATTCAGATTTTTTGAATATACTCATTTGTATGAAGTTACGCGTGGCTCGATATGTTTACTCAGATTTATTGGATTAAAACAAGGTCGTCGAGTGTCCATTTGAAAAACGAATATTTCAAAATATGGTAAAACGTGATTCAATAAGAAGCCTCAATATAAAAACACAGGGATATAACAGAAATTCAATATGCTTAAAAACTTCTTTTTAAACTTCATACTATTTTCTCTTTCAATGTTTTTATTTCGATGCGACAAACCTAAAGAAATCAGCGAAGCGGAATTTAAAAATTTGATTCATGAAATGTCTGATTTGCACGAACTCAGCGAATCTCGCACCGTCGAATATCTAGGAATCGAGAATGAAAAAGCCATTCTCAAAGTATCAAGTTTATCTCCTGACAATTCCAAAAAACGAAAAAAGGAATTCTTCTACACCAAAACAAGCCCTTCCTTAATCACTTGGATTGATGAAAATCTGTATAAGATCACAATTTCCAATTATAATAAATTGTATAAATATCTCTTACAACAAAAGAATCGAAGTATTTTTTTTGATCAATATACCTTTTTGATACGGGATAACTCAGAAAATACATCCATCGATAAAAGGATTCGTATTACACAAAACGAACGTACAGTTTTTATTTTCGACCTACGTGCAGACGGAGTTACATGTTTCTCTCTGAACATAAAACATTCTCCCAATAAAGATGATCTGAAATACAAAGAACTGTGGTTAAAACTTATAAACGAAATTTTAAAATAATGTGAATTTGTTCGACATAATCCGATTCGAAAACAATTGAAGCAAGGAAATTCAACGTCCCACTTCCTGAACTCAATACATCGCTTCCTGAATGCCGATCCTTAGAGAGGGGCATTCACTGAGTTTTCCGGGTCGCTCTGG
The nucleotide sequence above comes from Leptospira kirschneri serovar Cynopteri str. 3522 CT. Encoded proteins:
- a CDS encoding nucleotidyltransferase domain-containing protein; protein product: MSVIVFPKRDPLGGMSREELIKKIRFLIQDKTIKAYLFGSVARNTQNAYSDVDLILIADTKTPFLSRPESFPELLSLPVELNLFVYNQEEWEKIREQSQYTGFWKSVFSEMIQIF